The following nucleotide sequence is from Desulfobulbaceae bacterium.
TAAGGAAGGTGATTTTCAATTCCCCTGCATCGGTTTGAAAGGTATCGGTCTTGGTGGTGGCGTGGCAGAATGAGGCAATGAGTAGCAGGGTGACGGTGAACAGGACCGGTAATTTTTTCAGCATGGTACTCCTCCCTTGCTTGATGAGGTGATTGGTAGTATTCGATTATTATGATACTGTACCCTCGGGGAAATACCCAGCAAAAATGCGCGGTCTCTCCTTGGTGCTCGTGCTGATTGCAGACTTTTTTTGACGCCATTAGAGGTGGCTCTCTTGATCACGCTCGAATTGTTATGGGATAAATAGCCTCAAGGACGCGGCCTGGGTGCGGATATCACAGGAGAATTGGTCCAAAGATGGAATAGGGTTCAATCCGGGAAAAATTCCCTCGTACATCTTGGGTGAGCCACACTAAATAGCGCGTTTCGGCGCTGGTCACCCGGAATGAAAATATGTTGGCATCCGTAGCGAGGTTTGAGAAGACCAGGTGACCTCCCAGGGCAGTTATTTGGGCCAAGGTCAATTCCTGCTGTTGTGGTGGTGGGCGTGCGGAGAAGGCAAACAGGACTTCGGTATATCTACGGGACTGGCGGAAGCCATTGATGATAAAGGTGAGTTGATCCTCACTTTGCCGCAATAGAACGGCTGACGGCGCAAAGAGGGGGAGCTTCCATGCATCTTTCAGGGCATTTGCCGCATGATAATTGATGGCGCCATAACCGTAATGTTCCGGGTTGTACCCGGAGTCGTAGTTGTCGGCAGTTGCCCTGAGCGCTGCCTTGATGTCAAACCAGTTCCATGTCGGATGTAAGTATTTAAGACATGCCATCAAGCCTGCCAGTTGTGCGGTAACCCCTGATGGAGTATTGCTCCTTCCTTTCCCCTCCATATAAGTGCTTGGCACTCCAAACTCAATCCCGCCGCCACTCTGCGCTCCGATCTTGTTGACTGTTGCGAAGGCCGCCGGCGGAGGGGCATTCCAGGGCTGTGGATGACGGGGTTCATAGGCGAAAACATGGATCATGCCGTTGTCCGTCAATTTTTCATAGCCTTCTGAATCATAACTATAGTCCCAGTTGCTGAAACTGGAGGAGAGGATTGTTGCCCCTACTGCCTTGGCATCATCAACGAATTGGTCTGGCGGGAGGAATGGGGTGCCGTTATGTTTTGATGAAGCGGTGACAGAGACCTCAGTTCCCAGGTGCAGTCCCGTATCGAGCACAGCGCCTTGGGCATTTTTGAATCCGTGCATGGTGTTGATTCGTAAGTGGACCATCTGGGAGGCAGAGACTGCCTGGGATATGCCAATCAAACCGACAGTGGCGAGTAAGATAATATGGGCTATTTTTTGTCTGAAGCTGCTCATGGTCCTTTCTCTTTTACCCTGATTTGTTTGGCACTTCATCAGTCGCATGGTAAACTGATCTGATTGTTAGTTTAGGTTAATTTCACTCGAAGAGCAAATTCAGATGCATGAAAGAAATGAAATCCGGCCAGGTCAATCAATCGAACTACTGAAGGAGTTGCACATCCTCACGCGCGATGGCAAGCTGAACCAGGACAGCCGGCGCAAACTCAAGCAGGTGTATCACCTTTATCAGTTTATCGAACCTCTGTTAAGGGCAGTTCAAGAGGATCATCCCGATATCTCTTTGGTCGATCATGGGGCGGGTAAGTCGTATCTCGGTTTTATTCTCTATGATCTCTTTTTTAAGGATCAGGACAATGGGTCCCATGTCTTTGGTATTGAGACGCGTGAGGAGTTGGTGGCTAAGTCTCAAACCTTGGCCAGGCGGCTTAATTTCTCCGGCATGTCGTTCTTGAATCTTTCGGTTGTTGACGCTATTGATTCCGAATCCTTGCCGATTGCGGTGGATGTGGTGACGGCGCTGCACGCCTGCGATACTGCTACCGACGATGCTATTCATTTTGCCTTGAAGAAACAAGCGCAGTTTATCGTCGTGGTGCCGTGCTGCCAAGCCGAAGTCGCGGCGGTGCTCCGTAAAAATAAAGGCAAGAACCTGGCTCGCAGCAGTCTGACTGAGATCTGGCGGCATCCTCTCCATACCAGGGAGTTCGGCAGTCTGATCACCAATGTCTTCCGCTGTCTGCAACTTGAGGCCCATGGGTATCAGGTCAACGTTACTGAGCTTGTCGGCTGGGAGCACTCGATGAAAAACGAGCTGATCATTGCTCGATACCAAGACCTGCCGCGCCGCCGTCCGACTGAGCGTTTGCAGGAAGTGCTTCATACGCTCGGTCTTGAAGAGATGAGTTCCCGCTTCTTTACCCCGCTGTACTGATGAGGGGGTGTACTGGCTGGAGGTTGGAGCCTTGATTTGATCGGGGTGTGTGAGACTTGTGGGGCCTTATTGTGAGGAGAACAATGTTATGAAGATGATGTCTTTTGGCAGTACCGGAAAAACGATTTCCAGGGTTGGGTTGGGTGGAGAGGGTGTGCTTCGGACTTATGGCCGGGGTAAGGAGGCCGAGGCAGTGATTCGTGAGGCAATCCGCCAGGGCATTACCTATTTCGATTCAGCCCGGGTGTATGCCGAAAGTGAGATTTATTACGGCCAGGTGTGGGGGAAGGAGCCGGAATTGCGGGCCAAGATTTTTCAGACCAGTAAATCGGCCTCCCGCGACAGGGACGGAGCGATGGCTGATCTGCACAGCACCCTTAAGCGGTTGCAGACCTCCTACCTTGATCTTTGGCAGATTCACGATGTCCGCACGGAAGACGATCTGCTGGCGATAGGCCGGACAGGCGGCGCTTTAGAGGCTTTTGTCGCGGCCAAGGAGCAGGGACTGGTTCGCCATATCGGGGTGACCGGACACCATGATCCTCATATTTTAACCAAGGCGGTCAAGCTCTGGCCGGTGGACAGTGTGCTGATGCCGGTCAACCCTGTCGAGGAAGTTCTTGGTGGCTTTTTGACTCAGACACTCTCTGCGGCCAGGGAAAAGGGGATAGCGGTAATCGGCATGAAGCTGCTGGGTGGGGCTGGCGCCCATTACGTGCTGCCCAAACTTGAGGTGACGGCTGAGGCGTTGGTTCGCTTTGCCTTGGCTCATTCGATCACTCTGCCTATTGTCGGTTGTTCCAGTCCGGAAGAGGTCAAGGAGTTGGTGGCGGCCGTTCAACAGGGTCCGTTGCCAGAGCAGGAACGAGTTACCCTTGCTGCCATGTATCGCCCCTATGCTGAGAGAATGGCCTTCTATCGGGGGGTAAAGTAAAGTAACTTAGGGGAACAAGGGCTTTTTCCTCTAATGTCTCTTGAAATGTAAGGTGGTATTGGAATATGCTAAAATATATCGTTATCCTAGCCAGAGAGAGGTATATAGGGGGCTGGCTCGAGCGAAAGTTAAAAAAAGTTGGCGAATAGATCAGTTGACGCCGGAAATCTTTGCGCGGAGGAAATATAACAATGACAGCAGTGTTTGTGGAGCACGAATTATTTGCTTCCTGCCGGGTGTTGTTCGGCGCAGAATTGGACATCACTCGCAATTTTTTGGAATATCTACAGCGTTCAGGAATCAAGAGCGCCTATCGTAAAAAGGCGCTGGAGACTCATCCTGATATTTTGGCTAGCCAGAGAGATTCAGCTCAAGGCGCGAGCGTGGATCTTTTTCGCCGCGTCCAGCAGTCCTACGAGAATCTGACCGCATACCTGGATGCCCGCGATAACGGTTTCTGCTTCCCGTCGCTCAGCCGCCCGCACGTCCATTCCGCGCCGAGAAAACCACAGCCCGCCCCTCGGCCCGAGCAACGTTGGCCTAACTCCGGAGCCAGTGAGGCTAAGCCTAAGGTCAAGCCCAAGCCCAAGCCTAAGACTAAGACCACCGATCAGCCGGGTGGTTTTACCCGTTTCAAGGACCGGCCCTCCTCTGCCTGGACTGTCAGCGGAGACAAACCGTTGGGGGCCATCCCTTCACGTAGATTGCTTTTTGGTCACTATCTCTATTATGCGGGGTTGACCAACTGGCAGACTATCGTCAAGGCCTTGGTCTGGCAGCGGACCGGTCGACCGAGGCTGGGTGAGATCGGGCGCCGTTTTGGCTGGCTCACTGATCAGGATATCTTGACAGTGCTGAAGAAAAGGAAACTGAGCGATTCTTTTGGCGCGTCAGCCGTGGATTTGGGTCTTCTCACTGAAAGGCAGCTCAGTCTCATGCTCTATCAGCAGAATAAACTTCAGAAGCGTTTTGGCGAATACTTCATCCATCATAAGCTGATGACACCAACCCAGCTTGACGAACTGGCCAGACATTGCTTCCGCCACAATACCAGCTTTGACCGCCAACGACCTTACGCTGCCAGGATGTAGGGCGGGCGCTGCAGCCAATACGATGGTTCTCATCGTGGTCACGAGAGTGATGCCGCTAATTCGTTTGAGTTCTCCTCCAAGTATCAGGCCGAGGGCGATATCCCTCCCACCTATTATGCCCCTGAACTGCTCTCCTCCGCAGAGACCAGGACATTGTTCATGGGGATTTGCGATTATCTGCATAATTCGTTGTTACGGTATGATCTCCTCTGTGCTGCAAAAAAGGGCTTGGATAAAAGGGACTCCTGATTGTCTGCACGGGTGTTCGGATGAGCGCTGTTTGTCCCAGGCATGAGGTCGTCCAGCGTGCAATTGCATTCTTGATGAAGTATTAAGGATCAGGTACAAGCTCATTGTCCTATTATTATGAAGTGACACTAATCGACCAGGCCAATCCCCAGTGATATATAACAATCTGATCTATTTCCTGGTGGTCATCCTGATTTTGACCACCAACACCGCTGCCGACCATCCTCAATTGCCGGGTCTGATCGGCTTTGCTCTTTTTGTAATCAAGGCCTTGCTCTATCAACGTCTTATCGCTAGGGCTTTTGATCATAAGCGGGTTTACAAGGCATCGGTATACAGCGCGGCCGAGCGGCAGGGCTCTATCCTGGCCATCATCTCCTTTGCGGTTGATGTTTACCTCCTCGACTGTCAGTATTATTTCAATTTGATCCCTGGGGCCAGGGCGTTGCCGGTGGTCGAAGGCTTGGCCTGTCTGGTTCTGTTCTCGGGCTACCTTGCGCTGATGTGGTCCAAGGCCAGTGGTCGGTACCGGGAGATTTTCAACTCGCGGCAGTCGGCTCGTACGTTCACCTGGAACAATCTTAAGATCAACTTACCGATTATTCTGCCCTGGCTGTTGCTGTCGTTGGTGGCGGATCTGCTGCTGCGCACGGAGATCCCGGTCGTTCGGGCAGTGATGGCCTCGGCCTGGGGTGAACAGACGGTATTTCTGGCTCTCTTCCTCAGCCTGGCGGTTATTTTCCCAGTGATCGTCACCAGGATGTGGGGCTGCACTCCCTTGCCCGATGGACCTGCCCGACGGATGATTGAGACCTTTTGCCGAGAGCAGGGAGTTGCCTATGCCGAGATTATGCTCTGGCCGCTGCATGAGGGCCAGGCCTTGACCGCAGGGGTCATGGGAGTCATCGGGAGATTTCGATATCTGTTGATCACTCCGGCGCTGCTGCAGACCATGACCCCGGAAGAGGTGCTGGCGGTAATGGCCCATGAGTTGGGCCATGTCAAGAAGCGGCATCTGCAGATCTTTCTGGTGCTGTTCATGGGCTTCGGGTTATTGGCCCACCTCTCATCCTACCCCATCCTTTATTTGTTGACTAACTCAGACCTCTTTTATCGGATGATCCATCTGGCCAACAAGCAGCCGGGCAATGCCTTGGCCTTTGCCAGCACCGTGCCGATTTTTGTCCTGTTGATCGTGTATTTCCGCTATGTTTTGGGTTTTTTCATGCGGAACTTCGAGCGACAGGCCGACCTCTTCGCCTTGGTGACCATGGGGGGGAGTGATGCCCTGATTCGGGTCTTTGAGAAGATTGCCTGGCTGAGTGGCGATATCCGGGATCTTCCCAGTTGGCACCACTTTGGTATCGGTCAGCGCATTGACTGCCTGAAGCGCTGCGACCACGATGCTGGCCAGATTGTCGCCCATGACCGTAAGGTCTACGGGGCGCTTTTGGTCTATGCCCTGATCATTGCCCTGGCCGCCACCACCTTGTGGAAGATGCCGGAGAGCTTGCCTGATCAGCCGCCCAGAGAGAAATTTGCCGAGGCGGTGATCCGGCAGAAAATTGCCGAGGATCCGCAAAACTTTGTCTGGCGTCAGCTTTTAGGGGATTTGTATTATAGCCGTCAGCGCTTTAGCTCGGCCGTAGGTGAGTACAGCAAGGCCCTGGACCTCTCTCCTGATCAGCCGGAAGTATTGAATAATCTTGCGTGGCTGCTGCTGACCGTCGAGGATGCCGCAATCGCCGATCCGGCACGGGCTCTGGATCTGGCCAAACGGGCGGTGGTCCTTTTACCTGCCGGTCATGTTTTGGATACCTTGGCCTTGGCCTATTGGCAAAACGGCTCGCCAGAGCAGGCGGTGCTGGCTGAACAGCGAGCGATTGCCCAGGACCCTGGCAATCGTGACTATTATACCACTCAGATCCAGAAATTTTCCACCGTCACACCGTAGTACTCTCATGTTTTTGAGCTGATTCTCCCACCTCCTAAAAAAAGTTGACAATAAATTTTTTGTCTGTGTATCCTAATTCCAGGGTAACTGTTCAGGTTGTCGGTTTGCGGTTATTCAGTTGACGGTTAGTGATTTTTATCAAGGCAGGTTCCGTGATTTTGTTAACCGCAAACTGGTAACTGAATTACCGTCAGCCCAAGTAGTTACCATTATCTTGTGGATAAAGGGAGGTTCGGATGAAGAAGTTGAAGCTCAGCGCAAAAATTATCGGTGGATTTGGTGTCGTTATTCTGCTGATGATCGGGGTGATCGGGGTCTATCAGTTCTCCACGATCAAGACCACCAGAGGTTTTGAAGACCTCTTGAGTAACGACGTGGCCCAGGTGAACCATGCTCATCAGGCGGATATAGAGTTGCAGCGGGCCCTGAATTCCATCAGTCAGTTCATGCGCATTAATGATATGAAGGAGATGGAGTTTCATAATCAGTTCGTCGACGGTCTGACTAAGCATCTCACTGCCCTTAAGGGTTTTGCGCAGGGAGAGGGGGATCAGGGTAAAGTCAAGGTGGTCGAGGAGGCTATCAGCCAGGTCAGTGGATACCGGCTTAAAGCGGATGAGTTGGTCAAGGCCTATCATGCCATCGGCCTGACCGAGAAAGAGGGCCTTCGGGGAGCATTCAGGGAGGCTGCCCATGCCCTGCAATTCAATATGCCGGAGCATGAACTGAATGTTGTCAGGATCGCCCAGCTCCAGATGCGAAAGGCGGAGATGGAATTCCTTGGTAGCCCCGATGGCGCTCACGGTGACAAATTCAAGACTGCCATTAGTGAGTATGGAGCCGTTTTGAATAGCGCTGATATTATCCCTCCTGCCGATGTCAAAAAAATCCTGACCGAGACCTATGCCGAGTATCAGAGCGCAGCGGCCACGCTCCTTGCTGATCCGGAAACCGATCGGGAGGCCAATGCCGTGGTTTTGCAGTCAGCCATCAATAAGGCCGAGGAGGCGGTGCGCTCTGTCAATGTTCCCAGGGCTATGGCCATGATGCTTGAGATTCGCAAGCAGGAGAAGGACTATATGCTGCGCTTGGATGACAAGTATGTCCAGGCAACCAAGGTGGCGGTGGCCAAACTGCGGGAGGCCTTTGTCAAGGCCGGGATCAAACAGGAGCATGTCGATGATGTGTCCTCTGGTTTGGATACCTATGAAAAGGCCTTTGTTGCCATGGTTGTCGAGAATGCGGTGATCGCTGGACTTGAGGGTGAGATTACTGATGTCGCTGCCAAACTCGATCAGGCACTTGATGCCATGGGTAATCGGGCGGAAAAGGATGGGGATGTCGTTGCCAAGGAGATTACGGCTCAGGCCAAGAGGTTGGCCGGGATCGCCATCACCGCCAGTCTCGCCACCATCGCCCTGGCCCTGGTGGTAGCCTTTTTCTTGGCTCGCTCGATCACTGGGCCTATCGGTATGGCGGCCAAGAGTCTGATCGCAGGCGCCGAGCAGCTTGCCGCAGCCTCGGGACAGGTATCCTCTTCCAGTCAGGTGCTGGCTGAGGGCGCTACCGAGCAGGCGGCGTCGCTGGAAGAGACCTCTGCCTCAATGGAGGAGATGCACTCCATGACCCGGCAGAACTCGGACAATGCCTCTCAGGCGGATGTGCTGATGCGCGAATCGCTTAACACTATCAAGCAGGCCGATGAATCGATGACTGAGATGGGACGCTCAATGAATGAGATTGCCGAGGCCAGCGCCCAGACGTCGAAGATCATCAAGACCATCGACGAGATTGCCTTTCAGACCAATCTCCTGGCCTTGAACGCAGCTGTTGAGGCTGCCCGGGCCGGTGAGGCCGGGGCTGGGTTTGCGGTGGTGGCAGAGGAGGTAAGGAATCTGGCCATGCGCTCAACCGAGGCGGCCAAGAATACCGCATCGCTGATTGAGGGGACTGTCGCTAAGGTGACCTCAGGTAAGGGGATTGTCGAGCAGGCCACTGTCGCTTTCCGCGGGGTGGCGGAGAGCAGCAACAAGGTGGCCAGCCTTATTGGCGAGATTGCCACTGCCTCTCGAGAACAGGCCCAAGGTTTTGGTCAGATCAATCAGGCCATTACCCAGATGGATACCGTTACCCAGCAGAACTCGGCCACGGCCGAAGAGTCGGCCGCTGCCGCCGCCGAGTTAAATAGTCAGTCCGGTGCGATGATGGATATTGTCATAAGTTTGAAGACCTTGGTTGACGGTGGTGGGACTGCCCGGTCCGTTGCCCTGCCGCCACCAGCGCGGACCAAGGCAAAAGCCCTGGCCGCTTCGCCTCCGGCACTTGTCAGGCCAAGTGTCAAGAGTCCAGCGAAGTCATTGCCGGCAGCGCCATCCGCACGGAAAGCACTGGCTGCTGCCCCGGCAAAACCGGTCAAGCCGGTTGTAAAGGTCAAGCCTCAGGATGTGATTCCCATGGATGATGACGATACCTTCGAAGATTTTTGACCAGGGATCGTCATCGTAGCACATATTTCCCTTCCTCCTCGCAGGGGAGGGTTAGGGTGGCGGATTAGTCGTGAAGTCGTTACCGTGTCTCGTCTCCCCCTCCATCCACAAACCCCTCCTGTAGAGGGAGGAGGAGCTTTCTGCAGGATTTTTATTGCTCACCCCTGAGTCACCTTTCCCTTGTAGTCTAATCCTTTTTTATGCACTTAATTTGTAAACGTTCACAGCACTGCAGATGCGCGAAAGAGGTCTGTGCGCTATGTATATGGTATGCGAGCCGGCGCGATGACAAAGCAGATGCGGTGCTGCTGAACGTTTACCTTAATTTTCCTCCTCTCTCCGTCTTGCAACCCGGCCCAACATGAGGTATGAGTTACGCGAAGGCGGCCGCGCCTAAGAGTTGGCTGTGGCCAGGATTTCTTTTATACGAGGACTCTAATGAACAACCAACTTATCTTTGAAATCGGCACTGAGGAGATTCCTGCCGGTTATTTGACGCCTGCCGTTGAGGCGCTGAAGAAGAATATGGCCGCAGGCCTTTCCGGTATGGGTTTGACTTTTGGTCAGGTAACCGGCGCCGCCACTCCCCGTCGGCTGGTGGTGCGGGTCGATGCCCTGATGACCCGTCAGCCGGATCGAGTGGAGGAGATCCTTGGGCCGCCGAAGAAGGCCGGATTTGATGCCAATAATCAGCCGACCAAAGCCGCAGAAGGGTTTGCCAAGTCTCGGGGGGCTGAGGTTGCCGATATCCAGATTGCCTCAACTGCCAAGGGCGAATACCTTATGCTTCGCCAGGAGCAGAAAGGCCTAGCCACCACGGACCTGCTGCCTGGCCTGTTGTCTGAGATGATCCGGTCGACACCCTTTCCCAAATCAATGCGGTGGGGAGCCACCAAGACCACCTTCGCCCGCCCGATCCAGTGGCTGTTGGCTATTTACGGAGGCCAGGCCATCCCTATGAGTATTGATGGGGCAGGGGACTAGGGGCGAGTGACGTATGGTCATCGTTTCATGGCCCCGCAGATGATCGAAGTCAGTGACTATGATCAGTATGTCTCCGCGCTTCGAGAGCAGCATGTACTGGTTGAGGCCGGAGAACGCCGAGCCATGGTGCTTGCGGATATCACCATGGCGGCCCAGGCGGTGGGTGGCACGGTCCTTGCCGATGATGAACTGGTGGAGACAGTGGCCAATCTGGTGGAGTATCCTCACGCAATCTGCGGGAGCTTTGATCCCAAGTTTCTTGATTTGCCCAAAGATGCCTTGATCACCTCCATGCGGGAGCACCAGAAGTATTTTGCTGTTGTTGACGATAAGGGCCAGTTGATGGCTAATTTTATCGCTGTCAACAATACCAAGGTGAAAGATCCGGCTCTCGGCGCCGAAGGCCATCAGCGGGTGTTGAGAGCCCGTCTGGAGGATGGCCTGTTCTTTTTTCGTGAAGACCAGCGAGCGCCTTTGTCCAGCCGGGTGGCCGATTTGAATGGCCTGGTCTTTCAAAACAAGCTGGGCACCATGCTGGAGAAGACTAATCGAGTGCAGGCCCTGGCCGGGGAGCTGGCTAAATTGCTGTATCCGGCGCTCTTGGATCAGGTCTCCCGTG
It contains:
- a CDS encoding SAM-dependent methyltransferase; this encodes MHERNEIRPGQSIELLKELHILTRDGKLNQDSRRKLKQVYHLYQFIEPLLRAVQEDHPDISLVDHGAGKSYLGFILYDLFFKDQDNGSHVFGIETREELVAKSQTLARRLNFSGMSFLNLSVVDAIDSESLPIAVDVVTALHACDTATDDAIHFALKKQAQFIVVVPCCQAEVAAVLRKNKGKNLARSSLTEIWRHPLHTREFGSLITNVFRCLQLEAHGYQVNVTELVGWEHSMKNELIIARYQDLPRRRPTERLQEVLHTLGLEEMSSRFFTPLY
- a CDS encoding M48 family metalloprotease; the encoded protein is MIYNNLIYFLVVILILTTNTAADHPQLPGLIGFALFVIKALLYQRLIARAFDHKRVYKASVYSAAERQGSILAIISFAVDVYLLDCQYYFNLIPGARALPVVEGLACLVLFSGYLALMWSKASGRYREIFNSRQSARTFTWNNLKINLPIILPWLLLSLVADLLLRTEIPVVRAVMASAWGEQTVFLALFLSLAVIFPVIVTRMWGCTPLPDGPARRMIETFCREQGVAYAEIMLWPLHEGQALTAGVMGVIGRFRYLLITPALLQTMTPEEVLAVMAHELGHVKKRHLQIFLVLFMGFGLLAHLSSYPILYLLTNSDLFYRMIHLANKQPGNALAFASTVPIFVLLIVYFRYVLGFFMRNFERQADLFALVTMGGSDALIRVFEKIAWLSGDIRDLPSWHHFGIGQRIDCLKRCDHDAGQIVAHDRKVYGALLVYALIIALAATTLWKMPESLPDQPPREKFAEAVIRQKIAEDPQNFVWRQLLGDLYYSRQRFSSAVGEYSKALDLSPDQPEVLNNLAWLLLTVEDAAIADPARALDLAKRAVVLLPAGHVLDTLALAYWQNGSPEQAVLAEQRAIAQDPGNRDYYTTQIQKFSTVTP
- a CDS encoding aldo/keto reductase; protein product: MKMMSFGSTGKTISRVGLGGEGVLRTYGRGKEAEAVIREAIRQGITYFDSARVYAESEIYYGQVWGKEPELRAKIFQTSKSASRDRDGAMADLHSTLKRLQTSYLDLWQIHDVRTEDDLLAIGRTGGALEAFVAAKEQGLVRHIGVTGHHDPHILTKAVKLWPVDSVLMPVNPVEEVLGGFLTQTLSAAREKGIAVIGMKLLGGAGAHYVLPKLEVTAEALVRFALAHSITLPIVGCSSPEEVKELVAAVQQGPLPEQERVTLAAMYRPYAERMAFYRGVK
- a CDS encoding J domain-containing protein, translated to MTAVFVEHELFASCRVLFGAELDITRNFLEYLQRSGIKSAYRKKALETHPDILASQRDSAQGASVDLFRRVQQSYENLTAYLDARDNGFCFPSLSRPHVHSAPRKPQPAPRPEQRWPNSGASEAKPKVKPKPKPKTKTTDQPGGFTRFKDRPSSAWTVSGDKPLGAIPSRRLLFGHYLYYAGLTNWQTIVKALVWQRTGRPRLGEIGRRFGWLTDQDILTVLKKRKLSDSFGASAVDLGLLTERQLSLMLYQQNKLQKRFGEYFIHHKLMTPTQLDELARHCFRHNTSFDRQRPYAARM